Proteins co-encoded in one Oncorhynchus keta strain PuntledgeMale-10-30-2019 chromosome 36, Oket_V2, whole genome shotgun sequence genomic window:
- the LOC118369783 gene encoding ubiquitin-conjugating enzyme E2 D4-like translates to MALKRIQKELHDLQRDPPAQCSAGPVGEDLFHWQATIMGPTDSPYQGGVFFLTIHFPTDYPFKPPKVAFTTKIYHPNINSNGSICLDILRSQWSPALTVSKVLLSICSLLCDPNPDDPLVPDIAHIYKQDKEKYNRLARDWTQKYAM, encoded by the exons ATGGCTTTGAAAAGAATACAGAAG GAGCTACATGACTTGCAAAGGGACCCTCCTGCTCAATGCTCAGCTGGACCAGTTGGAGAGGACT TGTTTCATTGGCAAGCCACAATCATGGGACCT actgacagcccatatcaGGGAGGAGTGTTCTTCCTCACCATCCACTTCCCAACAGACTATCCCTTCAAACCACCAAAG GTAGCCTTCACAACGAAAATCTATCACCCAAACATAAACAGTAATGGTAGCATCTGTCTGGACATCCTGAGGTCACAGTGGTCCCCAGCACTTACAGTTTCAAAAG TTTTATTGTCCATATGCTCTTTGCTATGTGACCCAAACCCAGATGACCCCCTAGTCCCAGACATAGCACACATCTACAAGCAGGACAAAGAAAA GTACAACAGATTAGCAAGAGATTGGACTCAAAAGTATGCAATGTAA